The Candidatus Zymogenaceae bacterium genome contains the following window.
GGGGGGGGGGGGGGGGGGGGGGGGGGGGGGGGGGGGGGGGGGGGGGGGGGGGGGGGCAGCGAACGGTACAAGCCGAGCCGGGACGAGGATGCCGGGGGGGCGATGGGGGACGACCGGCCTCGTACGGGTATGAAATTAATAAAAAAAGGCCGGTATCATCCGGCCTTTTCGCATGCGGATGCGGCAAAACGTAAGGGTTGGCGAAAAAACCGACCCTCTCTCACTCGATGGGGACTCCACGCAAAAAGGGCGAAAAAGTACAGGCGGAACAAGGGGAGAAGATATCACGGATTAGAACTTGAAAAGGCTTGATGTATGGGCTTTCAGGGCATAAAAAAAGGAGGGAAAGGGTTTTGTCCCTTATCCTCCGTTTTTGGCTTCTTTCCCGTGACGGGCCGGACCAACCTGGCCCGATGTCGGTCTGTTTGGCGGAAGGTGAAAGAAAAACTATTTGTTCATATGGTACGGGTATAAAGCAGATGGAGCATGTCTTTGTTTTTATAGTACCTGATAAACTGTTTCTTAATAGACATGCCAAGCCTTTCCGCCACCTTTCTTGAAGCAGTATTTTCCGGTCTAATTTGTGCTGTAATTTCTCTTAGATGCAAGACATTAAAAGCATAATCAATACAAGCGGAGGCAGCTTCAAAGGCATACCCGTTTCCCCAATGCGACTTTTTGTAAATGTAGCCGATCCCAACATAGTTTTCATTGTCTGCTTCTTCAGAAATTAGCCCGGTAACACCAATTAACCTGTCGGATGTTTTTTCTATTACTGCCCAATAACTATACCCATCCCTATCATATCTCATAATATTTTCATCAATCCATTGAATAACTTCTTCATCAGAAAAAGCATGTTCCCAAGCGTACATAACATCAATATCTTGTAAAATTGAGCCAATAGATTTGTAGTCATCTGTGTGTATTTCCCGCAAGCACAAACGTGACGTTTCCAAAATCACCATACCAAAATTTCACCTTCCAATATAATATTCATTCACCTTATATCTCATGCACTAAATTATATACCCATAAAAACAAGAGGACAAGCATAGTCGCCCGTCCTCTCAATCTCATTCCAGATATAGCACAAATCCGAACCCCTCGCCGACAGGTTCTCCCTGTCTTTGGTGGTTCGGATTATATTCGTTTGGTGCCGAAGGCGGGAGTCGAACCCGCACAGGCGTACACCCACTAGACCCTGAACCTAGCGCGTCTACCAGTTCCGCCACTTCGGCATTTTTTTACTTTTTCGCCTTCTTTCCCTTTTTACCCACCCCTTTTTAGGTTGAAAATGACAAGTTTTAAGAGTATACTTTTTTAATTTTCGTGTCAAGGAAAAAGAACCGACGACCATGCACATCATCAATTGGCACAGGGATTATCGGGCGCCCTTCGATCGAACGGTGCTTGCCATCGGCAACTTCGACGGCGTCCACCGGGGGCACACGGCCATACTCGAGCGGGTGGTGGATCGGGCCGAGCGGGAAGACGCACAACCCGCGATCCTGACGTTTCATCCCCACCCCAGAAAGATTTTCACCGGGGAGGAGCCGCTCCTAATCACCGATTTTGACGAGAAGATGCACCTGATCGAACAACAGGGTAT
Protein-coding sequences here:
- a CDS encoding GNAT family N-acetyltransferase; the protein is MVILETSRLCLREIHTDDYKSIGSILQDIDVMYAWEHAFSDEEVIQWIDENIMRYDRDGYSYWAVIEKTSDRLIGVTGLISEEADNENYVGIGYIYKKSHWGNGYAFEAASACIDYAFNVLHLREITAQIRPENTASRKVAERLGMSIKKQFIRYYKNKDMLHLLYTRTI